Part of the Bacillota bacterium genome is shown below.
GCGGCTCGACGCCTTCCGGGAACGGGCCTGGAAGGAGTACCTGGACTTCGAGCCCTTCCTGAGGCAGTCGCTGCGCGACCTCCTGGAGGGCTGATCGAGAGCCGATCCGCCCCGGCCGCGCTGGCGCCGGCAGGCCCGGTCGGCCTATTCTGAGCTGGAGGCCAAGCGGACGCCTCGCGCGGCGCGGCGAGGCCGCAGCCGGGGCTCGCGGGCGGAAGGGAGCGACGATCGGCAGGGAAGGCGGCGAGGAGCGCCGGCTGGTCGCGGCGCTGGCGGTGACCCTGGTCTTCCTGGCCGTGGAGGTGGCGGGCGGCCTCCTCTCCGGGAGCCTCGCCCTCCTCTCCGACGCCGGCCACATGGCGAGCGACGCGGCCGCCCTGCTCCTCAGCCTCTTCGCCCTCCGTATCGCGCGCCGGCCACCGACGCCGCGCATGACCTTCGGCTACCGGCGGACGGAGATCCTCGCCGCCCTGGCCAACGCCGCCGGGCTCCTGGTCGTCTCCGGCCTCATCCTGGTCGAGGCCTACCACCGCTGGCTCGCGCCCCCTCCGGTGCGGGGCGGCCTGATGCTGAGCGTCGCTCTGGCCGGCTTTCTGGCCAACCTGGCCGGCGCCTGGATCCTCGGCCGGGGCGTCGGCCGGAACCTCAACCTGCGCAGCGCCCGGCTCCACGTGCTGAGCGACCTGATGGGCTCGCTCGGCGCCATCGTCGCCTCCCTCGTCCTTCTCGCCACCGGCTGGCGACCGGTCGACCCGCTCCTGAGCGCGTTGATCGCCCTCCTGATCGTGCGCAGCGCCTGGCGGCTCCTGCGCGAGAGCGTCGACGTGCTGATGGAGGGGACGCCGAGCCAGCTCGCCTACCGGCAGGTCGAGGCGGCGCTCGAGGAGGCGCCCGGCGTCGCGGCCGTCCACGACCTCCACATCTGGTCGATCGCGCCGAGCTTCCCCGCGCTCAGCTGCCACGTCCGCCTTCGCGAGGAAGCCGACCCCGGCGAGATCCACCTCCGCCTCCAGCGGATGCTGCGCGAGCGCTTCGGCATCGAGCACGCCACGCCCCGGCTGGAGCTGCCGGACGAGGCGCACGACTACTCCTGCCAGTAGCGCACTCGGCCGGGCGCCCGCGCCAGGGCCGTCCCCGGGCGATGCCCGCATACCCTCGTCGCCGGGGCGCGACCATGGCGAAGCGAGGCGTACGAGGCGAGGGCCGCCGCCTGGAGGTGCTGCCCGTCGCCTCCGAGGCCGAGGCCCGGCAGGCCCGCGAGACCGCGCTGCGGCTCCTGGCCGAGTGGATCCGCGCGGAGGCGCCCCGGCGCTGCGAACCGGACGCTTCCACGGAGGCAGAGGAGCTGCCCGGCCCCGCCCGGGGCGCCGGCGGCCAGCCCCGGTGCCCGCGCCAGGAGAGGCGGTGCGATGCGAGCGGCGATCTACCTGCGCGTCTCCACCGATGAGCAGGCCGAGCACGGCCACGGCATCGACTTCCAGCGCGAGGAGTGCCGCCGCAAGGCGGCGGAGATGGGCGCCCGCACCGTCGACGAGTACGCCGACGAGGGCGTCTCGGGCGCGGTGCTGGCCAGGCCGGCGCTCCTCCGCCTCCTGGCGGCGGTCCAGGAAGGCCGCTACGACGTGGTCCTCTGCTGGGACGCCAGCCGCCTCAGCCGCGAACTCCGCGACCAGCTCGACCTTCGAACACGCATTCGCCAGGGGGCGCGGCTCCTCTTCGTCCACGGCGGCTGGGACGAGGCGACGCCCGAGGGCGAACTGATGTTCAACGTCTCGGGCTCCGTCGCCCAGTACGAGCGGGCGAAGGTGCGGGAGCGGACCATGGCCGGGCGCAGGCAGAAAGCCCGTTCGGGCAAACTCCCGTTCGGTTTCGCTCCGTACGGCTACCGGTACGACCGGGAGCGATCGACCCTGGTCCCGCTGGAGGAAGAGGCCCGCGTGGTCCGGCGCATCTTCGACGACCTGATCCATTACCGCGCCGGCCTGAACGGGATCGCGCGGGCGCTGACCCGGGAGGGCGTGCCCACCCGCCGCGGCGGCGCCTGGCACCGGCAGGTCGTCCGCCAGATCGCCCGCAACCCCGTCTACAAGGGGGTCTACTACGCCAACCGGCGCGACCTGGGCGGCGTCGCCCTCAACCGCTACCGGCGCCCGGGCGAGAAGCGGTGGGGAAGGCTCCGGCCCCGGGAGGAGTGGATCCCGGTCCCGGTGCCGGCGCTCGTCAGCGAGGCCGTCTGGGAGGAGGCGCAGGCGGTCCTGGACCGGGCGGCGCGGCTCTGGCGCGGCGGCAAGGAAGCCTACCTGCTCCGCGGCCTCCTCCGCTGCGGCCACTGCGGCCTGCCCATGGCGGGCTCCCCGCGGACCAGCTGGGGGAGGAGGCGCCGCGCCTACACCTGCCGCCGCCACCAGGCCGGGGTGAAGGCCCCGGGCTGCGGCCGCGCCGTCTGGGCGGAGGAGGTGGAGGAGGGCGTCTGGCGCTGGCTCCTGGAAGAGCTGGCCGACCCGCCGGCGCTGGCGCGCGCCCTGGCGGAGCAGGCGCAGGGTCCCGGGCTGGCAGGGGCGGAGGCGGAGCGGGAGGAGCTCCGCGGGGAGCTGGAGCGGGTCGAACGCCGGCGCCAGGAAGTCGTCGCGCTGGTGGAGCGGGGCCTCGCCGACGCCGAGACGGTCGCCGCCCCGCTGGCACGGCTCCGCGCCCGGGCGGAGGACCTCCGCGCCCGGATCGCGGCCGCGGAGGCGGCGCTCGCGCAGGGCCGCCGGGCGGCGCCCGGCCGGGACGAGCTGGCCGCGCTGGCCGCACATGGCCTGGCCGCGCTGCGCGCGGGCGAGCTGCCGCCGCTGGCGCTGCGGCAGCAGCTGGTCCGCACCCTGGTCGAGGAAGTGGAGGTGACCGACGGAGCGATCCGGATCCGCGCCCGGGTCGCTTCCTCCCGGGCACGCCAGGCGCGGGGCGCGGGGGACGGCGAGGGGACGATGTCATCGGATTCGAGATCCTGATGTACCTCCGCCAGAGGAAGAAGTCGCGGAACGAGGTCTTCCTCCACGACCCGGTGGGGCAGGACCGGGACGGGAACGAGATCACCCCTGATCGACGTCCTCGAGGACGGCTCCGAGCCGATCGCCGACATCATCGCCAACCGCTGGAACGCCTCGCGGATCAAGGCGCTCCTCTCCTCCCTCGGCCCGCGCGAGCGGGAGGTGCTGGAGCTCCGCTACGGCGTCAGCGACGGCGAACGGCTGACGCAGCGCGAGGTGGCACGCCGGCTGGGGATCTCCCGGTCCTACGTCTCGCGGCTGGAGAAGCGGGCGGTCCGCCTGGTGCAGCAGGCGTGGAGGGCGATGCAGCGCGGCGACCCGAGCACGGCGCGGCCGGAGCGACGATCTCGGCGGGACGGGGGCGGAGAGCCCGGCGGCGGGGGGGTTCGGGCGGACCGGCAGCACGGGTGACCCGCCCGCGCGGTCTCAGGTCCGGACGACGTTGGAGCGGAGGCGCGCGGCGGCCCACCAGGCGATGGCCACCACCAGGAGGAGGGCGACCGCCAGGGTGAGCCAGTGGAAGTAGGGCTGGATCGCCTCCCAGTGCTGGCCCAGCACCGTCCCCGCCCAGAGCAGGCCGACGGTCCAGGGGACCGAGCCCGCCACCGAGTAGGCGGTGAAGGTGACGGGCGACATGCGCGCCGCCCCGGCGGGGAGCGAGATCAGCCCGCGCATCACGGGCACCAGGCGGGCGAAGAAGACCGCGGCGGGTCCGTAGCGGCGGAACCACTCCTCCGCCCGGTCCAGATCCGCGCTCTTGAGCAGGACGTAGCGCCCCCAGCGCTCCACGAAGGGCCGCCCCCCGTAGCGCCCTACGGCGTAGAGGCCGAGGTAGCCGAGGGCGCCGCCGGCGGTGGAGACCAGCGCCGCCTCCAGGAAGCCCATCCGCCCCTGGTCGACCAGCCAGCCGGCGAAGGGCAGCAGGACCTCGCTGGGAAGCGGCGCGCCCGCGCTTTCCAGGGCCATCCCGACCAGGAGGCCGGGGTAGCCGAGCGTGGCCATGGCGTTGAGAATCGCCTGCAGAACCGCGTTGAGGATGCCGCTCATCATCCGCCCCCTGCCGCCGGCGGGACATGCGCTACCCTGGAGGGGACCCGGCCGGGTCCCCGGCGAACCGCCGCTCGCGACGCGACCTTCCGGAGCGCCGTTCCCTCGAGGGAGTTCTACGGGTGACGCCGGAGGAAGCATACCAGATCGGTGGTGCCTCACCGAACCGGGAGGGTGCGGATGGACGACGACTGGAAGACTCTGGAGGAGCACCTCGGCGCGGCGCGGAGCGGCCGCGGGCGGGGGCGGGGGAAGGAGGCGCTTCCTTTCCTCCGGCGGGCGCCCGGGAGGTGGGAGGCCGGCTGGCAGCTGGAAGGTCGCGCCGCGGCGCTCCTCCTCCAGGCGGCCATGGACCGCGGGCCCGAGCTGCTGGCCCGGTTCGCCCGCGACTTGGAGCGGGCGGCCGAGGCGGGAGCCGGGTCGAGGCAGGCGGGAGCCGGGGCGGCGGAAGGGCTCCGCCTGCGCCTGGCGCTCCGCGGGCGCCCGCCACTTCCCGCCCTGGAGCTGATCCTGCCCGCGGCCGAGCCGGCGGCCGGCCCCGCCGCCGCGCTCCTTCGCGGCTGGGCACAGGGGGGCGCGGCGATGGAGGGACGGCGGCTGGAGGTGGCGCTGGCGGGCGAGCCGGAGGCGGCGCCGGCGGGCGAGCCGGAGGCGGCGGGCGCGGCCGCTGCCGCCGCCTGGCTCGAGGCCACCGGCTGGCTCGACTTCGCCCTGGGCTCCGCCCACCGGGCCCCGGCCCACCGGAGCGTCGGCTGAGGTGGGCTCCCCCGGGATGGCCCGGCCGAAGAAAGCCTCCCGCCGGCCGTGGCTGGTCCCCGACCTGGCCGTGGAGCGGCTCGACCAGCTGGAGACCGGCTGGCTCCGGGCGCGCGGCGTGCGCGGGCTGATCGTCGACCTGGACAACACCCTGACCGACTGGAACGATCCCGAGGTGCCGCCCGAGTCCCGCGCCTGGCTGGCCCGGGTGCGGGAGGCGGGGCTCCGGGTCTGCCTCCTCTCGAACAACCGGAGCG
Proteins encoded:
- a CDS encoding cation diffusion facilitator family transporter → MVAALAVTLVFLAVEVAGGLLSGSLALLSDAGHMASDAAALLLSLFALRIARRPPTPRMTFGYRRTEILAALANAAGLLVVSGLILVEAYHRWLAPPPVRGGLMLSVALAGFLANLAGAWILGRGVGRNLNLRSARLHVLSDLMGSLGAIVASLVLLATGWRPVDPLLSALIALLIVRSAWRLLRESVDVLMEGTPSQLAYRQVEAALEEAPGVAAVHDLHIWSIAPSFPALSCHVRLREEADPGEIHLRLQRMLRERFGIEHATPRLELPDEAHDYSCQ
- a CDS encoding DedA family protein, with product MSGILNAVLQAILNAMATLGYPGLLVGMALESAGAPLPSEVLLPFAGWLVDQGRMGFLEAALVSTAGGALGYLGLYAVGRYGGRPFVERWGRYVLLKSADLDRAEEWFRRYGPAAVFFARLVPVMRGLISLPAGAARMSPVTFTAYSVAGSVPWTVGLLWAGTVLGQHWEAIQPYFHWLTLAVALLLVVAIAWWAAARLRSNVVRT
- a CDS encoding recombinase family protein, whose amino-acid sequence is MRAAIYLRVSTDEQAEHGHGIDFQREECRRKAAEMGARTVDEYADEGVSGAVLARPALLRLLAAVQEGRYDVVLCWDASRLSRELRDQLDLRTRIRQGARLLFVHGGWDEATPEGELMFNVSGSVAQYERAKVRERTMAGRRQKARSGKLPFGFAPYGYRYDRERSTLVPLEEEARVVRRIFDDLIHYRAGLNGIARALTREGVPTRRGGAWHRQVVRQIARNPVYKGVYYANRRDLGGVALNRYRRPGEKRWGRLRPREEWIPVPVPALVSEAVWEEAQAVLDRAARLWRGGKEAYLLRGLLRCGHCGLPMAGSPRTSWGRRRRAYTCRRHQAGVKAPGCGRAVWAEEVEEGVWRWLLEELADPPALARALAEQAQGPGLAGAEAEREELRGELERVERRRQEVVALVERGLADAETVAAPLARLRARAEDLRARIAAAEAALAQGRRAAPGRDELAALAAHGLAALRAGELPPLALRQQLVRTLVEEVEVTDGAIRIRARVASSRARQARGAGDGEGTMSSDSRS
- a CDS encoding sigma-70 family RNA polymerase sigma factor, with the protein product MKALLSSLGPREREVLELRYGVSDGERLTQREVARRLGISRSYVSRLEKRAVRLVQQAWRAMQRGDPSTARPERRSRRDGGGEPGGGGVRADRQHG